GAGCGGCCAGCTCGGCATCGGTCTGGGGTTTGTTGACCAGGGCGCGCCAGTTTCGTGGCAGCGGTGGATTCTTTGGCGTCGCCAGCCATTCCGGCGTATCCTGTTTCTGCTGTCGGGCCCAGGCGGAGCCGTATTCCCACTCCTCTGCCTTCTGGACCAGATTTGCCCGCAACGGGTTGCGTTCGACGTAACGCATCACGGTCAGTAAATGGTCGTCAGACTGAATCGGAAACGACTTGAAGCGGCCCTGGTACAAGTGCCCGGTGCCGCCGGTCGCATAGTGGGCGTGCCAGCGCATGGTATGGGTCAGGGTAAGCAGTCGGAAGAAGTCCGTTAGCTGGGTATCCGTCGTGGGCCGTACGACAAAGTGCCAGTGGTTGGGCATCACTGACATCGCGAAGATTGGCAGCGGATTTTTCTGCCACGTTTCCTCGACCACCCGCAAGAACGCAGCACAATCGTCCGGCTTCTCAAACAGAGTCAGCCGCGCAACAGACCGGTTCAGCACATGAAACACCTCACCGGCAGGACAAATTCGCTTCGATCTAGGCATGCCCAAAGTCTAGCAGAAACCAGTGAGAATGAAAAGGAAAAAGAGTCCTGACCCCTTTTCTGACCCGCCCCTTTTCTGACCCGGACCAAGTCGTGAAGGGGCAGAAGGAAGCGTTTTCTATTGGTGACGAAATAGAATTGGCGAGAAACCGGGGCTAACGCCCTGCGGCTAATGGTTAAAACAAATTCAGCGGCGGTGAGACGATTTTACTGCGCTTTACACAGTGCATAAAAAATCCCCATTCTCAAAATTGCCTGAGATTGAGAATGGGGAAAACGTATTTGACTCAAGAGAAGAAAGCGGCATCCGTGCCAAAAAGACCTTCCATGGAATTAAGCCTTTAGGGTGAATCGGATGTGATGGGGATACTGAATGAGTCGCCCGCTTCTCCTGTCGTCAAAGACGCTAAAGAACAATGTGTATTGTTTTTTGATTGTAGGTATCGCCAGGCAAAGGCTAGCTGGACAGGTCTTTAAAGAGTGTCCCGAATTCAGGCATGTCCTGTTCCAGAAGGTTTTGCCAGGCTTCCAGATTCCAGATTTCAACACAGATCACTGCGCCGACAATCATGACTTCCTGGTTGGGTTGCACTCCCAGAAATTCTCGAAATCCTTCGGGTATTGTGCAGCGAGAGCGATTTGCCAACTGGATGGTCCGATTTCTGGTCGACAGTAATCGTCCCAGGCGTTGCACTTCCTCCCAGCGGTTTTCCAGTCGGTGTGCCTGAATTTTTTGTTTAATCAGATCCACACCCTGCTGGTGTCTGGCTTGCCAGTCTGCGGCTTTCCAGAGGCTGAGACATCCGGCTCGTTCCTTGGTCAACAGCGTTTCCCCGGATTCGTCAGTAATCGCCTGGGCCATTTCTACGGGAAGAGAAATACGAAAGCGGTCGTCGACCGTTCGTTTTGTTTCTCCCGAAATAAATGTTTCGCCGTTCATGGCCAGCCTGCGAAAGGGGGAATGCGTGTATCAACTCTCCACAATATTGAGTGATCTCAGTATTGTACTGGGCGGATAACCCACAATCAACTAGTTATTAAAGATCAATTGGGTAAGAAACCCACATAAACAGAATTTACAGTTCGTCGATCAAAAAGGCAATCATCGATTGTCCAATTCTCCTGATTTTATCAATTTTTCTATCTGGCTTTGATTCAGGTGAAAATCTGTCACAAGCGATGGATCACGAGTACGGCGTGATTTTCAGCTACCTTCGCTGGTGGCGATCCGTAGAATGTGCCGCCTGGGTTTCGTTTTCGCGACGCCAGATCGTGTTTCTGAATTCGAAATCGTCTTTGCAAAAAAGAGAACCGGGGCTAACGCGCTTCGGCTAATAGCGAACACTTGACTGCATTGTTCGCAGACAGGTGTTTTTCAGACAAGGAGATGAGTCATGTTGTGCTTCCTGCATTTCGTATTGAAATCTGTTTTCTGTTGTTTCGGGAAGAGTACGAATCATGAGGGAGGCCAGGAAAGTCCCCAGTTCCGAAGTGGTGCTGAAGACCGTTCAACTGGTTCCGAACGTGTACCATTGCGTGTTGAAAGCGCGCCGAAGTGTGTCGAACGTCATAAAAAAAATGCTGAGCAGACGGCAGCAGGTCAGATTCTGCAGGTGATGATCAGCGAAACATCACCGCTGAACCCGCTGCGGAATGATCAGTTTGTGCCGCTGGTTCAGGTGAAGAAACCGGTTTTCTCGCGCGCGACGCATAACGGGGAAACAGGTGCTTAAACGGAACGAAAAAAGCGAACTCCGAAATGATTTCGAAGTTCGCTTGTCGTTACATTTTTAGAACATTTTATTCAGAGACAAACGGAGTCGTTAGTGAATCTTAATACTCACGACGTTTCAGGATACCCGGCAGTGGAACAGGGTAGGAGCCATCGGCGCGAGCGAGAACCGGCGCGGGTGAGTCCAGTGTCAGTTTGTCGACATCCGGAGCGAATTCCTGTTCGCAGTTGAGCATTTCGTCGAAGGTGACAACCTGCCCGGTGTGAGCGGCCATGCGCCCCATCGAAGTGACCAGGCTGGCTTCAGCACCGCGCCGGACTTCGTTGTAGGGCTGATCGTTTCGAATCGCGCTGATCAGGTCATCCCATTCCACCTGATACGGATTCGGTTCCGGTTGCGGGTAAGCCCAGAGGAGGTTGTCTTTATCTTCGTTATAGCCTTTATAGATTCGCGACTTGGCGGGATGATGAGCCGACGTGGAAATCACGGCGAGCCCTTTTGTGCCATGTGCAAAGCTGGCAAATTTCTGTCGGCAGCCAGGAATGGTACGGCCGCGGAGGAACATTTTGGTTCCGTCGGCGAACGTGTATTCGACGCTGTAGCTGTCGAAGTTCTGGTCGACATTATCGCCGCGGTAGTGACGTCCGCCGGATCCATCGGCACGAACAGGCCAAGCATTTTTCATCCAGCAGCTTTCGTCGATGTTATGAATCAGGAAGTCACTGAAACCGCCACCACTGGCCCAGAGGAACCCGTGGAAGCGAGAGATTTGATACATCAACTCGCTCATGTCAGTCGTATTGGGGCCGGTGGCTGCCGATCCGGTGGGACCCGCCATACGGTAGGCGCGGAGTTCGAGGATGTCGCCGATCTGTCCATCCTGGATGCGGTCGTACAATTCCTGTCGTGCTTTACAGTGACGGCACATCAGGCCGACGCCGACTTTGAGGTTTTTCTCTTCCGATTTTTTCGCCAATTCGAGCATCTTCCGAGTACTGGGGCCGTCCACGGTAATCGGTTTTTCCATGAAGACGTTGATGCCTTTTTCGATGGCATAACCGAATTGGACCCAGCGAAATGCAGGTGGAGTGACGAGCAGCACGACGTCGCCGGGGCTGAGGCAGCTGATTGCTTTTTCGTATCCGTCAAAGCCGATGAATTTCTGATCGTCGGGAACATCGACTTTGTCGCCGAATTGTTTTTTGAGACTTTTGTAGCTGGTGTCAAGACGGTGGTCGAAGACGTCTGCCATGGCGACCAGTTTGATGGGGCCGCTGCTTGTGGAGAGTGCGTTGGCGGCTGCTCCGGTTCCACGTCCGCCACATCCGACGAGGGCAATTTTGATGGTGCTTTCATCGGCGGCGTAGACGTGTGGAATTGCCGTTCCGGCTAACACAGAAGCCCCCGCTGCGAGTTTACTTGAATTCTTTAAAAAGTCGCGGCGTGATGAGACATTCTTGGGCGCTTCACTCATATTGGGGCTCCTTGGTAGTTGATAAAAAGTAGATCAAAGCAGGTTGTAATTTCATCTGATCGGCTGCTTGCAACAGGACCCTGAAACAAGGCCGTTTTTTCTTTGTCTATATAAGAGTACGAAAATAAATCAGATAAAGACAAAAGGACATATGATAATATTTGATTATATCAATGCGAAAGAGCCACTTGCAACTTGATAGTGTGCCTGACTCATGGGAAAGAGAAGAGTGCCGGGGGTGTGGAAGGCGGCAGAGGAAGGTAAAACAGCCGAAGGTCAAGGACTCACCTTCGGCTGTTGATTTATTAGAGAAGTTAATTTATGTAGCAGGCTTAGACTGTGTCCAGTTTTACTGTAGCGTCTCCAAGGCTATTTGAACCGAGTATATTAGATTGAGGCACGCTATGGTAAAACGTGATGCGCTCTAGAAATTATAAGCCGGATTCTTGGGATCGAAGTCAGCATCACTTAATCCGACGTTGGTGCGGATGTTTGTGTATGTGTATTCTTCGACTAGTTCTGGAGTGGCATTTCTTCTGGTTGGCCAGTCGTATTGTTCGACTCGGACAGGAAGATTGGTTGCTTTATCGATGTACAATCTTGTCATCTGGAAGCGAAGTCCTGGTTTTTGTTGTGGGTAGCTGGTCTGCAGAACTTTGCACTGCAGGTTGCCGAGTTTGGCATCCGGGAAATATTTGACAGAGACGCCGCCTTCAACTTGACGTTCTTCTTTCCATTGTTTCAGAATCTGAAACAGCATTTTTCGGATGCCGATGGTTGTGATCGGGTAACGACTTTCATCCATTGCCTGAGGGCTGTTTGGCTGAAGAGAGACGGTTCCGACCAGACCTTTGATTCCGGTTTCGTGGGCCAGGATCTGGTTCCCGTTTCGGCCGTGGAAGTAAATGACTTCTCGACCGGTGTGTGGTTTTTGGAAGTTGAGATAAACGCTCAATGGTTTTTCGCGAAACTTAATTTGCATGGTGTGTGTGGCCTGCATTTTTCGGCCCACTTTTTCCCGCTTGATGAAGGTCGCCTGAAAATCTTTGATCTGCGCCGTTGTTTCATAGCTCTGCATAGCGAGCCGAATGGCGGGATCAAGTTTATGTTCATTGGGGGCTGCCGCCATCAGCGTGCCGACTTGTGACAGACAGGCAGTCGCTGCGAGGGTTAAGACTCCTGCGACGGTAGCCACCTTTTTTGCCTGGCGTACCAGTACGTTGCTTGGTTGGTAATTGTTTTGTTTTACCATTGAATTCCGTGACTCCCTTTGTCGAAATCCACTTGTTTTAAGTTATTCCCGAGTGAGCACTTTTGCCCGAGCAAATCTCTCAAAACCAGTAAGAAATATAGACCACACTGCTGTATGAAAACTGCTGACTGAGTTTCCGCTTATTGAAATGATAGGGTCCGATCAAGTATTGTCGAGAACAGATCCAATCTGTTTTTGGCTCGAATCTATAATATTAATCGAACTATTTGACAAACCGTAATTACTTAGATCACGTGTTCTCCTTGTTTTTTCGTAAATTGTCAAGACAGATTCTTCAGTTTATCTGTTTAGGTGTTTGGCTTGCGTGCTGTTTATTTTTTCCATGGCCGCCTGTTGCTCTATTTTAACAGCTGGGTTCTTGAGGGAAAAAAGAGAAATGAGCGAGATTTTCTTAAATCAGGAGAAATTTCGAAACTTCAATTGTCCATTTAGAGGCGATTCTGTATGATCCGCCCCCTTGAGGCAGGCATGGGGAGCGATTTTCGCTTCGTCTGTTTTTTCCTCAGGGGCCGATTGGTCAGCGATTTGCCATGCCAGATGAATCATGTCAGGCAGTTTCTGATCTCATAAGTATGTGGTTGACCACGATGGTTTCTGGTAACCAGACATTGAGAACAAGGAGTGTTCCCATTGTTCAAATCGGATAGTTTCCGATAGCGTGATTGCGAACATGGAGGAGAAACGCAAATTCGCTCCAAATCAAATGACTTTTTTTCGACCTTGCTAGTGCTGATACCTTTGGTTGCAGTTCCGATGCTGGCCATTTTTGGTATTCCGGAAATCGCTCCCGTTAAAAAGTCGTCTTTCAATGAAAATGATCACTTCGAAGGCGAAGGATCGTCCCACTCCCAATTTGAAGAAATTTCGTTTGATGCTTCATCACACGAGATTGATCTGGGGGGTGAAGGTAATCTTGGTGAGAGGACTCGGGGAAATCGGCATCGCTCTGATCAACGGAGCCCTTTCGCGAAAACAACCTCATCACGAAATGATTCGATCAATGGCGAAGAATGGTTGCCGCCCGCTGATGCGATGGAAGGTTGGGAATTAGATCCGGTACCTTCTCAACTGGAACCAGACCACAAAATGGCTGAGCTTCGATCAGCGGAACAGCAGCCCGAACGTGGTTTTGAGAAAAATCGGATTGAACAAGCAGGCTTTGAAGAGGGGCAATTCTCATCCAATGCCGGCAGTTCATTCGGCCAGGAAATTCGTCAAATCGAGAATGAAACGAACCCGTTTGAAAAAACGAATTCTGTTCAGCAAGCAGCGGTAAAAGAAGTCGATCCCCAGTTTCGCTTACGTGCAGAAACCATGCTGCGCCGAGATCCGGCAACGTGGAGTGCAGCCGTCCAAAAGTTGAATGAGTTGGGTATCAGGGATTATCGTCTCGAACCGGGAGTTCGGCCGAACGAGTTTTTATTCAGTTGTACGTATTCGCCCCCTCATAATCCACGGATCTCCCGCCGGTTTGAAGCAGAAGCTCTTGACCCGTTGAAGGCCGTGATTAAAGTCTTACAGCAGGTCGACGAGTGGAATCAAACGAAGTGAGCTAAACCGATCAAATAATAAAGCCCTCTTTGGAGTTTCATTCAAAGAGGGCTTTTTTATTTGTGGTCTGGTATTGCTTAGCAGCGAAATGAATCAGGCTTCATTTTTCTTGTTCTGCTTTTGTTTGGCCTTTTGCTTTTTGGCTTTCAACTTCTTTCGCAACTCTTTTGATTTCGGAGGTGCTTTGCGTTTGATCACGGTTTCTTTCTCAGCAGCCTGTTCTGCCTTTTCGATTTGGCCACAGAGGTCGGCGAGGGAAACAGCCACATCCTGCTGGCGGTAAGAAGAGCCCGCGGTCCATGCACGACAGCTTTTATGACCTTCAATGTGGTAACTTTGATCCAGACTTCGAATGGCGTGGCTGAATTCCACCATTTCATCGTTGATCGCGGTGGAAGCAGCACTGAGCCCCACGGTGGCACCGATGACACCCACGGTTCCCAACATGACCAGCTCGGCAGACATGACGAAACCAGCTTCATCACTCCAGAATGTTTTTAACAGATTCATGATCAGACCTCTCAGAAAGCGGTGACAATTTTATTGAGAGTGAGATGAGAGTGAGTTCCGCCTGTGCCGATTGTAACGATTGTTCGGATTAAGCGGATTGTAACGGATATCCGCTGAATGTAAATATGGGTACAATGAAAAGAATGGATAAAAAATGGATGTATTTGATCGAGTGGCCTTAAGTGATTTCTATAAAAAGAGATACGATATTCTCGCTTTTGACGGCGAGCATAAGATAATTAGGAGATGTTGGCTTTATATGAGTATTGTGAGGTGGTTGCGGTCTCTGAAACCGGCCATTTTACGGCGGAATATGGACTGTTTGATGCTCTCTCTATGGGAACGAGGCTGAAATTGGGACTGTTGCAGCCGACCATTCAAGAGAATTTCGTGGGAGTGGATCTCTTTATACTTGCCTGATTTGTGAATTCGGGACATGATCGTAACGATCAAAATCCGAAAGGCTCCGTACTCAGCCCGATTTCGGGTTCTTAGTAGCGTCTCGACGGCTCATGCAGCCAGGATGTATTTCCAAGTCGCTACGGTTTCATTGAACGAGATACAACACAGATCAGGAGAAGGGCCCGCCCAATATGTCATCACAGCAATCGCCATTATCAATTGGTATTCGACTTTCCATCATGATGTTCCTGGAGTTCTTCGTGTGGGGGGCCTGGTATGTTACCGTGGGTAACTACATGGGGGCCAACGGGATGGGGGATGCCATCTATTGGG
This genomic interval from Gimesia alba contains the following:
- a CDS encoding DUF1571 domain-containing protein codes for the protein MVKQNNYQPSNVLVRQAKKVATVAGVLTLAATACLSQVGTLMAAAPNEHKLDPAIRLAMQSYETTAQIKDFQATFIKREKVGRKMQATHTMQIKFREKPLSVYLNFQKPHTGREVIYFHGRNGNQILAHETGIKGLVGTVSLQPNSPQAMDESRYPITTIGIRKMLFQILKQWKEERQVEGGVSVKYFPDAKLGNLQCKVLQTSYPQQKPGLRFQMTRLYIDKATNLPVRVEQYDWPTRRNATPELVEEYTYTNIRTNVGLSDADFDPKNPAYNF
- a CDS encoding transposase produces the protein MLNRSVARLTLFEKPDDCAAFLRVVEETWQKNPLPIFAMSVMPNHWHFVVRPTTDTQLTDFFRLLTLTHTMRWHAHYATGGTGHLYQGRFKSFPIQSDDHLLTVMRYVERNPLRANLVQKAEEWEYGSAWARQQKQDTPEWLATPKNPPLPRNWRALVNKPQTDAELAALRKCIVRGTPFGNEKWTSNTAKRLSLESTTRPRGRPRTRKES
- a CDS encoding Gfo/Idh/MocA family protein; translation: MSEAPKNVSSRRDFLKNSSKLAAGASVLAGTAIPHVYAADESTIKIALVGCGGRGTGAAANALSTSSGPIKLVAMADVFDHRLDTSYKSLKKQFGDKVDVPDDQKFIGFDGYEKAISCLSPGDVVLLVTPPAFRWVQFGYAIEKGINVFMEKPITVDGPSTRKMLELAKKSEEKNLKVGVGLMCRHCKARQELYDRIQDGQIGDILELRAYRMAGPTGSAATGPNTTDMSELMYQISRFHGFLWASGGGFSDFLIHNIDESCWMKNAWPVRADGSGGRHYRGDNVDQNFDSYSVEYTFADGTKMFLRGRTIPGCRQKFASFAHGTKGLAVISTSAHHPAKSRIYKGYNEDKDNLLWAYPQPEPNPYQVEWDDLISAIRNDQPYNEVRRGAEASLVTSMGRMAAHTGQVVTFDEMLNCEQEFAPDVDKLTLDSPAPVLARADGSYPVPLPGILKRREY
- a CDS encoding division/cell wall cluster transcriptional repressor MraZ, with the protein product MNGETFISGETKRTVDDRFRISLPVEMAQAITDESGETLLTKERAGCLSLWKAADWQARHQQGVDLIKQKIQAHRLENRWEEVQRLGRLLSTRNRTIQLANRSRCTIPEGFREFLGVQPNQEVMIVGAVICVEIWNLEAWQNLLEQDMPEFGTLFKDLSS